The following nucleotide sequence is from Gemmatimonadaceae bacterium.
GCCCTGTTCCAGGGTGGCCGCATTGTCTCGGCCGCGCAGGCGGCCAGCAGCGTGCGCGGCGCGGCGCGCATGGATCACGCCGAGACGCGCGCGCGGCTCGCCGTCGATGTCCAGCGCGCCTATCTCAACGCCTCGTATCTCGCGAAGCTCGCCCAGCTGCAGGCGGAGAACCTCGCGTTGGCCAGCGGGCGGGTCACCCAGACCGAGCAGCTCTTCAGTGCCGGACGCGCCGCCCGGTTCGATGTGCTGCGGGCCCGGGTGGAGCGCGCCAACCTCGAGCCGCTTGCATTGCAGGCCGTTTCAGACCGGGACGTAGCGCTCCTCGAGGTCCGGCGACTTCTCGACATCCCCGTGGATCAGCCGCTGGAACTCACCACGGTCCTCGACCCGGCCGCGGTGAAGTCCTTCGCCGACCGGGTGACCGCCGACGCCGCCCCGGATGCCCCGCGCGCGTCGGTGCGTTCGGCCGAGTTCACCGCGCGGGCGCGGCGGGCCAGCGTGCGCGTCGCACGGGCTGACCTGCTCCCGCAACTAAACTTCGCGTTCAACCTCGGGTATCTCGCACTGCCGACGCTGAACGGGTTCCCGATGCGCATGGGCAGCGTCACCGCGGCGGCGTGCCCGCCCGGCTCCGCCGCCGGAAAGGCCTGCCAGAACAACGGCTGGTTCCCCGACCGGAACTTCACCTTCTCGTTCTCGTGGAACGTGTTCGACGGCTTGCGCGCCAAGGGCAACCTGGATTTGGCGCAAGCGCAGGCAAAGATCGCCGAGATTACGCTGCGTCAGGTGCGCGAGGCGGCCATTCTCGAGGTCTCCCGGGCCCGCAATGAACTCGCGCGCGCAACCGCAGCTTTTAGTGCCCGGCAGGAGAACTCGGCGCAGGCTGATGAAGCCTACCAGCTCGCCGCGATGCGATATCAGCGCGGACTCAGCACCCAGCTCGAAGTGTCCGACGCTCAGTACCAACTGCTCACCGCACGGTCCACGGAGGCGAAGGCAACGTTCGACCTCTACCTGGCCGTGGCCGATCTGGCCCGCGTCCGCGGCCGTGACATTCCGCTTCCAAACGGGACCACAATCCCCGTGCGCACCGATGCCCGCAATGCACTCTCTGGTCCCCTTCCGATTCGTTAGCGCGGTCGCTGTTGCCGCGCTGTGCACCTCCGCCTGCGGCGGCAAGCCCAAGGATGCCGCGGCGGGGCCGCCCGCGAGCGGCGCCGCGCCAGGCGGTCCGGCGGCGTCCGGCGGTGCGCGGGGCAGCGGTGCGGGTGGCGCTGCCGGCGGCGGTCCGCGTCGCACCGCCGCCGTGGTGCTTGGCGTGAATGACGTGGCCAAGGTTGCGCGCGGCAACATCGAGGCGGGCATTCCGATTGCGGGTGATCTTCGCCCGATCGAGATCCTGAGCCTCAAGTCACGGCTCGAGGGCAACGTCGAGCAGGTCTATGTCCGCGAAGGCGACCGCGTGCGCGCCGGTGCGCCGCTCGCCCGCTTCGAGGCCGTGGATTTTGAGAGCGCGCTGCGCTCGGCCGAGGCCGATGTCGTGTCGGCCCGCACCGCGGCGACAACCGCGCAGTGGAACTACGACCAGTCGCGCGACCTGTTCAAGGCGGGCGCGATCGCCGAGCGCGACCTGCGCGCCACGGAACAGGCGGCCGTCGCCGCCAAGGCGCAGCTGGCCGCCTCCGAGTCGCGCCTGCGCGCCGCCCAGTCGCAGATGCGCGACACGCGCATAGTCGCGCCGGTGAACGGCACCATTCAATTCCGCCGCGTCCAGGGCGGCGAGCACATCCTGCGGGGCGCCGAGTTGTTCACGCTGGTCCGCAGCGAGGTGCTGGAACTGACGGCTGCCCTGCCGGCCCGTCGCGCAAATGAAGTGAAGCCCGGCCAGATGGCGCGATTCCTCGCGGACGGCAAGACCTTCACGGGACGCGTGGCTCGCGTCAGTCCGACCATCGATCCGGCATCGCGTTCGATCACGGCCTACGTGCAGATCCCGAATGCCAATGGCGAGCTCAAGGGCAATACGTTCTCGAGCGGCCAGATCATCGCGCAAACGTTGTCCAACGTGCTCGTGGTGCCGCAGCCGGCGGTGCGTTTCGGCCAGGACGGCAAGCCGTTCGTATACCGCATCACGGGCGGCGAGCTCGAGCAGGCCTCGGTAACCGTGGGGGTGATCGACGAGGCCCGCAGTCTCATCGAGGTCAAGGATGGGCTGCAGGTCGGCGACCAGGTGGTCGTCGGCAACGTCGGAACGCTGGGTCGCGGCATGAAAGCGCAGATCATCGGCAATGAACGCGGCGCCGGCCCCGGTGGGGCGCGCGGCGGTGAGACCCGCGAAGGCAGCAGTGCCGCTCCGGGCGGCGGAGCGCGCCGGTCGCGTGGTGACAGCATGGGCATTCCGGGCACCAAGGCGGCGCCCGACAGCTCGCTGAAGGGCAAGAGCGGGCGGAAGCCGCAATGATCCTCTCCGACGTCTCCATCAAGCGTCCCGTTTTCGCGACGATGATGATGCTGGCGCTCGTCACGCTCGGCATGGTGTCGTACAAGCGGCTGGCCGTCGACGAATACCCGGACGTCACCTACCCGATCATCAGCGTGCAGGTGTCGTATCCCGGCGCTTCGCCCGAAGTGGTGGAGCGCGACGTCATTCGTCCCATCGAGACCGCGCTCAACACGGTCGAGGGACTGTATGAGCTGACGTCCACGTCGTCCGAAGGCGGCGGCAACGTGCGCCTGCAGTTCAAGCTGGGTGTCGACCCCACCAAGATGCAGCCGGAAGTTTCCGCGAAGGTCGGGCGCATCCGCCGCCAGCTGCCGCGCGACATCACCGAGCCGATCGTCACGCGCTTCGACCCCAACGACCAGCCCATTCTGGCCGTCGCGGTCTCCAGCAAGGAACGCTCGCTGCGCGAACTCACCGACCTCGGCGACCAGGTCATCCGCCCGCGGTTCGAAGCGGTCGAAGGGGTCGGTGGTGTGCAGCTCAGCGGTGCCGCCAGCCGTGAAATTCACGTCGAGATCGATCCGCTGGCCCTGCGCAGTTTCGGCCTGACGCCCGACATGGTGTCGGCCGCGCTGGCCCGCGAGAACCAGGAAGTGCCGGCCGGCCGCATTCGGAAGGGCGACACCGAGCGCAGCGTGCGCGTGACGGGACGCATCACCGACCCGCGCGCCTTCGCCGATCTCATCGTGTCCGTGCGCAACGGGGCCCCCATTCGCGTGCGCGACGTGGGACGCGTCATCGACACCATCGCCGAGCGCCGCACCGCGTCGCTGCTGGGCGAACTCCCCACGCTGACCATCGACGTGCTGAAGATCTCCGGCGCGAACACCGTGGCCGTGGCCGATGGCGTCAAGGAGATCATCAGCGAGGTGGAGCGCACGCTCCCGCAGGACGTCACGTTGCGCCTCACCCGCGACGATTCGCGGCGCATTCGGCAGGCGCTGGACGATGTGCAGCTCACCATCGTGCTGGGCGCGATGCTCACGGTGATGATCATCTACCTGTTCCTGAACTCGTGGCGGTCCACGGTCATCACCGGCCTGACGCTTCCGGTGTCGATCATCTCGTCGTTCTTCGCGATGTGGGCGCTCGATTTCACGCTCAACACGATGACGCTGCTGGCGCTCTCGCTGGCCATCGGCCTGCTGATTGACGATGCCATCGTGGTGCGAGAGAACATCATCCGGCACGTCGGTCTCGGCAAAGACCATCACCGGGCGGCCAAGGATGGCACCGACGAGATCGGTCTCGCGGTCTTTGCCACGTCATTGGCCGTGGTCGCCGTCTTCATTCCCGTCGCCTTCATGGGCGGGATGATCGGCAAGATCTTCTATCAGTTTGGCATGACGGTGGCCTTCGCCGTCAGCGTGTCGCTGTTCGTCTCGTTCACGCTCGACCCGATGCTCTCGAGCGTCTGGCGTGACCCGGATGCCGAGGAGCACGGCCCGGAGGCATGGAAGCACGCCGGACCGATCCGGCGCATCGCACTGCGATTCGATGCGTGGTTCGAGAGCATTGCCGATCGCTATCCGGGATGGCTGCGCATTGCGCTGGCCAATCGGTGGAAGGTGCTTGGCGGCGCGGTTGCCTCGATCGTGGTGGCGCTTGCCATCGTCCCGGTGCTCGGCTTCACCTGGATGCCGGACGCGGACACCGGCGAGTTCTCCATCAACTACCGCGTGCCGCCGGGCTCGAGCCTGGCGTACACGCTGAGCCGCGCCCAGCCCATCGACCGCTATGTGCGGACGCTGCCGGAGGTCGACTTCACGTCGTTCTCCGTCGGGGGTCGCGGCGGGGCGACCGGGGGCGGCATCAACGTCCGGCTGGTCCCCAAGTCCGAGCGGTCTCGAAGCCAGTTCGAGATCCAGGAAGCCATCCGCAAGGAACTTCCCAGGTTCCCCGGCCTGACGGCAAACATCAGCGCCGGTGGATCGATCTTCGGCGGCCGTGGCTCGCCCATCTCCATCAACGTGCAGGGACCCGAAGTCACGCGGCTCAAGCTCATCGCGTCGCAGGTCAACGACGTGGTGAAGAACCTGCCTGGCGTCGCCAGCACCCGATCGAGTGACGAAGGCAACGTGCCGCAGCTCGATGTGCGCGTGGACCGCCAGCAGGCGTGGGCCGCCGGGCTCGGCATCAACAACATCGCGCAGACCTTGCAGCCGCTCTTCACCGGCCAGCGGGCCACGACGTGGCAGGATCCGCAGGGCTACTCGCATGACGTCGTGGTGATCTACCCCGATTCGCTCCGCGCCAGCGCCGCGAATGTGGCGGAGATTGCCGTCAATGGCTCCGGCACGGACGCACGCACGGGCCTGCCGGCGTCGGTCCTGTTGTCGCAGGTCGCCGAGGTGCGACCGGGTGTCGGGCCGCAGCAGATCGAGCGCCGCGCGCTCGAGCGCCAGGTCAAGATCGACGTGCAGGTCATTCCCGGCACGCCGCTGGGACGGGTCGCCGACGCCGCGCGTGCCGCACTGGACTCCATCGTCCTCCCGCCGGGCTATCGCACCGTCTTCACGGGCGACGTGCAGAACATGGAAGAAACCAAGGGGTATGTCGCCGAGGCGATTATCCTGGCGGTCATCTTCATCTACATCATTCTGGCGTCACTCTTCGGCTCGTTCATCCAGCCGCTCGCCATCATGCTGGCGCTTCCCTTGAGCTTCCTCGGCGTCGCCATTGCCCTGCTGGTGACCAGAGGGACGCTCAACGTGATGTCGATGATCGGCATCATCATGCTGATGGGCCTCGTGACCAAGAACGGCATTCTCCTGATCGACTTCGTGAACCAGCGGCGCGATGCGGGTGAATCGCGGCTCGATGCCATCCTCGAGTCGGGCCGGATCCGCCTGCGTCCGATCATCATGACCACGGTGGCCATGATCTTCGGCATGTTCCCGCTGGCGTTCGCGCTCGGCGAGGGCGCCGAACAGCGCGCGCCGATGGCGCGCGCCGTGATTGGCGGCCTGATCACGTCCACGCTTCTGACCTTGTTCGTCGTGCCAGCCATGTACACGGTCCTGGACGACGCCGCGGAGCGTTTCCGCGCACGCGGACGCGCACGGGCCGTGCATCGCCCGGTGGCGGCCGAACCGGATACTGGGACCCCCGCTTGACGAGGATGCTCGCGGAGTGTATTCAGCGGTTGAGCGACGAACGCTTTTCTTTGACTGACTGAGCCATAGGGAGGCAGGCATGCTGAGCGGCGATCTCAACGACAAGCACATGGCGGCGGACCGGGACGACGAGCCGGAGGATTCCGGCTACGGCGGCGGCATGAGCTATGACGACGAGGACGACGAGGACGGTGGCTGGGCGATCAACAAGGACCATTCCGATTCGCTCTGGGATAGCGCGGAGGAATCGGACGACGAGGACGAGGAGGAGCCGGGTGTGCTCCTTGACGCGGGAGAGGAAGAGGATGACGCCGACCTGTTCGGCGCCGGCCTTGGTGAACCCCGTCGGGCGTCCAAGCCGAAGCCGGCACCAAAGCCGGTGGCCCCGCCGGTCGTGGTTCCGGTGCCCGTACCGGTCGCGGCGGCCCCGGTTAAGCCCGTGGCCAAGCCCGTGGCCAAGCCCGTGGCCAAGCCCGCCGCCAAACCCGCAGCCAAGCCCGCGGCCAAGCCCGCGGCCAAGCCCGTGACCAAGCCCGCGGCGAAGAAGGCATCCAAGAAGGCCGCCAAGAAGGCCGCCCCGAAGAAGGCGGCCAAGAAGGTTGCCAAGAAGCCGGCCAAGAAGGCCGCGAAGGCCGCCCCGAAGAAGGCCGTGAAGAAGGTGGCCAAGAAACCGGCCAGGAAGCTGGCCAAGAAGACCGCGGCAAAGAAGCCGCTCAAGAAGGCAGCCCCCAAGAAGGCCGCCAAGAAACCGGTCAAGAAGGCCGCGCCGAAGAAGGCCGTCAAGAAGGCGAAGCAGAAGAAGTAGCCGGCGTGTCCGGCCGTCGCTCACGGCGGACGGTGGGTATCGCACATCCGTGCGTCCCACCGTCCGCCGTTCGTCGTTGGCGCCTTGCTGGCGCGACACTGGCTCGCCGGCGGACGTCGCGCGCGTTATTCTCTTGTCACGATGGCTGACAACACAGTGGCACTGCTGCGTGCGCATTCCCGGCACGCACCGTGGAATGCTCGAGGCCTCGCGGCGCATGCCACGGCGCTCGTCGATGCGGCCGGCATGCGCCCGACGAACGCGTCGGCGCGAGCCACGCCGAGCGCTCGTGCCGTGCGGTTCTACGTGGCCCACGGACTGTTGGATCACCCGATGGGTCGAGGCACCGCCGCCACCTATCACTATCGCCATCTGTTGCAACTGCTGGCGATCAAGATTCGTCAGCGCGAAGGACAGACGCTCGACGCCATCAAGGCGGAACTGGCAGGCGCCACCGGTGATGCCCTCGAGCGGCGCGTGGCGCAGTCGCTCGCTCCGGCGCTCGTCTCCGGCGCGGATCAGGCGGTTCAGCACGACGACGCGCCGGCGGCATCGTGGCGCCGTGTCGTCGTGGCGGATGGCATCGAACTGCATGTGCGTGAGGACAGCGCGGCCGCGCGCAGCGATTTCGTCGCCGCCATGCGTGAGTCCGTTCGCGCTGCCCTGGGCCGTGAAGACGTCCGCTGATGTTGATGCTGCGCGGCCCGCGAACGCGTCCCGTCGCATGAGCCATACGCCACGCCGTCGCATGCTGGCGCGCACCGTCGTCCTGGATCGCGCGCTCGAGGCGTTGCCGCTCTTTCGTCTCAGCGATTCTGGCGAGGAAGTCGCGATTTCATACGTCGCCGAGGGTGGCGGCCGGTGGCGTGTGCTTCCCGCCCCTGGTGAACGGCTTCCGGGCACGTTCGACCAGGATGTCTACGTCGAGCTGCTGCGGCGTTATCACGAAGCGGAGGCGCCGGCCGACGGTATTTTGTCGTTTACGCTGCACGACTTTCTCCGTACCATGGGGCGGCGTGTGGACGGCCGGACGTACGAGCAGCTGCGCAGCGCACTCAATCGGTTGCAGCGCACCGCCCTGGAATCCACGGATGCCTGGTTCGACGCAGCGGCCGGCACGCGCTGGACCGGACAGTTCACCATTCTGAGCACGGTGTCGATCGACCGGCGGCGGCTGACGGATCGCGATCAGCTGGCGCTGTTCAACACCCTGACGAACAACGAACCGGGCGACGCACACGTGACCCTCGCGCCGCAAATCCGGTCCAACATCGCCTCGGGATACACCATCACGTTGGCGTCCGCGCGCTATAGCCAGCTGTCCTCGCCGGTGGCACGGCGCCTGTATCGCGTCTTGCAGGTGGCGCGCAGCGAGTCCGGAAGAAGTTGGGAGGTTGCCCTCGAGCGGCTCGCCGAGCAACTCCCGCTGGCCCAGCGTTATCCGTCGCACCTCCAGCGCGTGCTGCAACCGGCCCACGAGATGCTCTTGGCGGCTGGAGTGCTTCGCAGCGCGGTCATCGCCCCGCACGACAAGACCTGGGCCGTCTCCTATCAGCTCGCGGACTGAAGGGAACTCTTTGCCAGCCAACGGGTTCTGACATCCCAGCGGGCAGTTTCGCCAACGGTGCGGACCGGTGGGATGAGGAGAACTGCTAATTCCCCAGCCTTCCAGGCCCGATTAGCTTGAGATTCCCCCTTGAAAGGCTCGTAATGACGCGTACCCGAAAGTCCCTGATCGCGCTTGTCGTCGTGGCAGCCCCCCTCTTGGCCGGCGGTTTCGTCATTCAGGAGCGGGCAACGCGCGATGGGGTGCGCCTGTTTGAGCAGGTGATGTCGGTCGTCGGCGACCGGTTCGTCGACTCCGTCAGCGCCGGCGTCCTGTACGAGAAAGCCGCGCGCGGACTCCTGCGCGAACTCAAGGATCCGTACACCGAGCTCTACACCCCCAAGCAGCTCGAGGCCTTCAACACGAACACCGGCGGCTTTTACGGTGGCGTGGGCATGCTCATCGAGGAGCAGGAAGGCAGCATCATCATCTCGAAGGTCTACCCGCATACCCCAGCCGAAGAGGCGGGCATCCATGAGGGAGACCGGATCATCCAGGTCGATACCGCCAGCACGCGTGGCTGGAAGCTTGACCAGGTCTCGTCGCGCCTGAAGGGTGAGCCGGGAACCAAGGTCACCGCCAAGTTCGCGCGGCCCGGATGGACGGAACCGATCAGCGCGACGTTTACGCGCCGTGTCATCCGCATTCCCGCCGTGCCATTCGCCATCATGCTGGACGGCAAGATCGGCTACATCCCCGTGCAGAACTTCAACGAGACGGCGTCTCCTGAGGTCGCCCAGCAGGTCATTCGCCTGCAGAACGAGGGGGCCAAGGGACTGGTGCTCGACCTGCGCGGCAACCCTGGCGGCTTCCTCGATCAGGCGCTCGAGATGTCCAACCTGTTCCTCGAGCGGGGCAAGGAAATTCTGAGTGTGCGCGACCGGCAGGGGGTTGCCGAACTTCACAAGGCGGAACGCGATCCGGTGGCCCTCAAGCTGCCGATGGTCATTCTCACCGATGCCTATACGGCCTCCGCCTCGGAGATCGTCGCGGGCGCCTTGCAGGACCACGATCGCGCGCTGATCGTCGGCACGACGTCCTTCGGCAAGGGTCTTGTGCAGTCGGTCTACCGCCTCGATGGCGGCTACGCGATCAAGCTCACGACCGGCAAGTGGTACACGCCGAGCGGCCGCTCCATCCAGAAGGAGCGCAAGCTGCTCGACGACGGCCAGTTCGTCGAGGTGCGCCCGGACAGCCTCGAGTCCGACTCGGTGCGCAAGTCGCGTCCGCGCTACAAGTCGGATGGCGGACGCGTCGTCTTCGGCGGCGGCGCCATCACGCCCGATGTCATCGTTCCGCCCGATACGCTGACCACCGCGGAACAGAAGGTCGCCCGTGTGCTCGGCTCCAAGGGACAGGACACCTACATCACGCTGTACGACTTCGCGTTCGCGCGGAAATCGCAGGTCAAGCCGGATTTCGTCGTCACGCCGGCCATGCGCGACGAGTTCTACGAGAAGCTGCAGAAGAAGGGCGTCCTGGTTGACCGCAAGGACTGGGATGCGGCCCCGACGTACGTCGACCGATTGATCGACCTCAGGATCTCCCGCCTCGCCTTCGGTGATTCCACCGCCAAGCGGCGCGAAGTGAGTGACGACAATCAGTTGCTGAAGGCGCTGGAACTGCTCCGCAAGGGCCAGACGCAGCACGACCTTTTCACGCTGGCGTCGTCCATCCCCCAGACACTTCCCGGCAAGCGATGAGCTACCGCATCAGTTTCACCCTGTTCACCCTCTTCGCCGCCGCGGCGCTCGCCGCGGCGGTTCCACTGTCCGCCCAGCAGGTACGCTCCTACGCGCCGGAAAAGGGCGAGGTGCATCTCGCCAATCTCCGCCAGCTCACCAACGGCGGCGAGAACGCCGAGGCGTACTGGAGCAAGGACAGCAAGTGGATCACGTTCCAGTCCACGCGCGATGGCCGGACATGCGACGAACAGTTTGTCATGAAAGCCGACGGCTCCGCCCTCAAGCGCATCAGCGACGGCCGCGGCAAGACGACCTGCGGATGGTTCTTCCCGGACGGCAAGCGGCTCTTCTTCGGATCCTCCACCGCGCATGACTCGGCATGCCCACCGCGCCCCGATCCGTCCAAGGGCTACGTGTGGCCGCTCGA
It contains:
- a CDS encoding MerR family transcriptional regulator, coding for MADNTVALLRAHSRHAPWNARGLAAHATALVDAAGMRPTNASARATPSARAVRFYVAHGLLDHPMGRGTAATYHYRHLLQLLAIKIRQREGQTLDAIKAELAGATGDALERRVAQSLAPALVSGADQAVQHDDAPAASWRRVVVADGIELHVREDSAAARSDFVAAMRESVRAALGREDVR
- a CDS encoding efflux RND transporter permease subunit: MILSDVSIKRPVFATMMMLALVTLGMVSYKRLAVDEYPDVTYPIISVQVSYPGASPEVVERDVIRPIETALNTVEGLYELTSTSSEGGGNVRLQFKLGVDPTKMQPEVSAKVGRIRRQLPRDITEPIVTRFDPNDQPILAVAVSSKERSLRELTDLGDQVIRPRFEAVEGVGGVQLSGAASREIHVEIDPLALRSFGLTPDMVSAALARENQEVPAGRIRKGDTERSVRVTGRITDPRAFADLIVSVRNGAPIRVRDVGRVIDTIAERRTASLLGELPTLTIDVLKISGANTVAVADGVKEIISEVERTLPQDVTLRLTRDDSRRIRQALDDVQLTIVLGAMLTVMIIYLFLNSWRSTVITGLTLPVSIISSFFAMWALDFTLNTMTLLALSLAIGLLIDDAIVVRENIIRHVGLGKDHHRAAKDGTDEIGLAVFATSLAVVAVFIPVAFMGGMIGKIFYQFGMTVAFAVSVSLFVSFTLDPMLSSVWRDPDAEEHGPEAWKHAGPIRRIALRFDAWFESIADRYPGWLRIALANRWKVLGGAVASIVVALAIVPVLGFTWMPDADTGEFSINYRVPPGSSLAYTLSRAQPIDRYVRTLPEVDFTSFSVGGRGGATGGGINVRLVPKSERSRSQFEIQEAIRKELPRFPGLTANISAGGSIFGGRGSPISINVQGPEVTRLKLIASQVNDVVKNLPGVASTRSSDEGNVPQLDVRVDRQQAWAAGLGINNIAQTLQPLFTGQRATTWQDPQGYSHDVVVIYPDSLRASAANVAEIAVNGSGTDARTGLPASVLLSQVAEVRPGVGPQQIERRALERQVKIDVQVIPGTPLGRVADAARAALDSIVLPPGYRTVFTGDVQNMEETKGYVAEAIILAVIFIYIILASLFGSFIQPLAIMLALPLSFLGVAIALLVTRGTLNVMSMIGIIMLMGLVTKNGILLIDFVNQRRDAGESRLDAILESGRIRLRPIIMTTVAMIFGMFPLAFALGEGAEQRAPMARAVIGGLITSTLLTLFVVPAMYTVLDDAAERFRARGRARAVHRPVAAEPDTGTPA
- a CDS encoding efflux RND transporter periplasmic adaptor subunit, whose translation is MHSLVPFRFVSAVAVAALCTSACGGKPKDAAAGPPASGAAPGGPAASGGARGSGAGGAAGGGPRRTAAVVLGVNDVAKVARGNIEAGIPIAGDLRPIEILSLKSRLEGNVEQVYVREGDRVRAGAPLARFEAVDFESALRSAEADVVSARTAATTAQWNYDQSRDLFKAGAIAERDLRATEQAAVAAKAQLAASESRLRAAQSQMRDTRIVAPVNGTIQFRRVQGGEHILRGAELFTLVRSEVLELTAALPARRANEVKPGQMARFLADGKTFTGRVARVSPTIDPASRSITAYVQIPNANGELKGNTFSSGQIIAQTLSNVLVVPQPAVRFGQDGKPFVYRITGGELEQASVTVGVIDEARSLIEVKDGLQVGDQVVVGNVGTLGRGMKAQIIGNERGAGPGGARGGETREGSSAAPGGGARRSRGDSMGIPGTKAAPDSSLKGKSGRKPQ
- a CDS encoding replication initiator protein A, with product MSHTPRRRMLARTVVLDRALEALPLFRLSDSGEEVAISYVAEGGGRWRVLPAPGERLPGTFDQDVYVELLRRYHEAEAPADGILSFTLHDFLRTMGRRVDGRTYEQLRSALNRLQRTALESTDAWFDAAAGTRWTGQFTILSTVSIDRRRLTDRDQLALFNTLTNNEPGDAHVTLAPQIRSNIASGYTITLASARYSQLSSPVARRLYRVLQVARSESGRSWEVALERLAEQLPLAQRYPSHLQRVLQPAHEMLLAAGVLRSAVIAPHDKTWAVSYQLAD
- a CDS encoding TolC family protein, which produces MRTPFLILAAATIAACPAPTFAQRADTLRLSIEDAVTRMLRTSDEARAAWQLVQSTDAQVTAARAAGLPQMRLTSSYQQVLKNARAEMVSQIFGQKYTYNTTLNTQQALFQGGRIVSAAQAASSVRGAARMDHAETRARLAVDVQRAYLNASYLAKLAQLQAENLALASGRVTQTEQLFSAGRAARFDVLRARVERANLEPLALQAVSDRDVALLEVRRLLDIPVDQPLELTTVLDPAAVKSFADRVTADAAPDAPRASVRSAEFTARARRASVRVARADLLPQLNFAFNLGYLALPTLNGFPMRMGSVTAAACPPGSAAGKACQNNGWFPDRNFTFSFSWNVFDGLRAKGNLDLAQAQAKIAEITLRQVREAAILEVSRARNELARATAAFSARQENSAQADEAYQLAAMRYQRGLSTQLEVSDAQYQLLTARSTEAKATFDLYLAVADLARVRGRDIPLPNGTTIPVRTDARNALSGPLPIR
- a CDS encoding S41 family peptidase — encoded protein: MTRTRKSLIALVVVAAPLLAGGFVIQERATRDGVRLFEQVMSVVGDRFVDSVSAGVLYEKAARGLLRELKDPYTELYTPKQLEAFNTNTGGFYGGVGMLIEEQEGSIIISKVYPHTPAEEAGIHEGDRIIQVDTASTRGWKLDQVSSRLKGEPGTKVTAKFARPGWTEPISATFTRRVIRIPAVPFAIMLDGKIGYIPVQNFNETASPEVAQQVIRLQNEGAKGLVLDLRGNPGGFLDQALEMSNLFLERGKEILSVRDRQGVAELHKAERDPVALKLPMVILTDAYTASASEIVAGALQDHDRALIVGTTSFGKGLVQSVYRLDGGYAIKLTTGKWYTPSGRSIQKERKLLDDGQFVEVRPDSLESDSVRKSRPRYKSDGGRVVFGGGAITPDVIVPPDTLTTAEQKVARVLGSKGQDTYITLYDFAFARKSQVKPDFVVTPAMRDEFYEKLQKKGVLVDRKDWDAAPTYVDRLIDLRISRLAFGDSTAKRREVSDDNQLLKALELLRKGQTQHDLFTLASSIPQTLPGKR